From the genome of Tsukamurella pulmonis:
AGGGTGGTCACGTTGAGGCCGCCGATGTGGAAGAGCGGCGCCGCGACGAGGCTGATATCGGTGGACATGGTGTCGAGGCTCAGCAGCGCGTTCATGTTGTTCCAGAACATGTTTCCGTGCGTGAGCATCGCCCCCTTGGGACGGCCGGTGGTGCCGGAGGTGTACATGATCAGTGCGAGATCGTCCTCGGCGGGCGACTGCGGCTCCGCGATCGGTGAGCGCGCCGCGAGGAGGGCGTCGAGCTGCTCCCAGCCGTCCACCGACTCGAGGGAGATGGCCCGCGCGATGCCCGACGAGGCCCGCACCGGCTCCACGACGGCGGCGCGGTCGGCGTCGGCGACGAGGGTGTGCACTCCCGCGTCGGTGAGGATGTACTCCAACTCTGCGGAGGTCAGGCGGAAGTTCAGCGGCACGAAGACGGCGCCTGCGCGCGAGGCGGCGAACATCGTGGTGAGGAAGTCGGGGTGGTTGAAGCCGACGTAGCCGACGCGGTCCCCGGTGCCGATGCCCCCGGCCACCAGCTCGGCGGCCAGCCGGTCGACGCGGTCGGCGAACTCCCGGTAGCTCCACGTCGCCTCGCCGTACGTGATCGCGGGGCGGTCCCCGCTGACGGCGGCGCGGCGCGCGATCCAGGATCCGAGGTCGACGGCGGGACGAGCGGGCATGGTGTCTCCTTGCGGGGCGGTGCGAGCGGTGTGCGTGCATCTTTGCCGCCGCCGAGCCGTGCGCGCGGGCGATTCGCCGGATTCTCAGGTCCCGCGGGCGCCGCGTTCCGCCGGCACAACGTGAAGGGCGGCGGTCCGCGTTCGCGCACTCCGCGGCAGTCCGCTGTGTGTGCATCGCGGGCGGCGCGTCCGGCCGCGGCGCTACCGCAGCCGCAGTGCGGCGATCGCGACGACGAGGAGCACCGCCGTCAGGCCCGCCAGGCCCGCGGTGAGGCCGGCCGCCGCGGCGATGGCTCCCACCAGGAGTGGGCCGCCCGCGTCGCCCAGCTCGCGGCCGATCTCCGCCGTGCCCATGGTCTGGCCCAGCCGTTCCTTGGGCGAGTTCTGCGCGAGGTGCGCGAAGCCGAGCGGGGTCACCAGGCCGACGCCCGTGCCGATGAGGACCGCCGCGACGACGATCCCCGTCGGCCCGGGGACAGCGACGGCGACCAGCCCTAGTGCGGCGAGCGCCAGGCCGGAGGCGAGCCCCGCACCGTCGGAGAGCTTGCCGGCGTCGCGCGCGCGGCCCGCCCCGGGCTGCACGAGCGTCGCGGTGAGCGCGAGCACGGAGACGACCGCGCCGGTGAGCAGCGGGCCCATCCCGTGTGCGGCGCCGGCGACGGGGAGGAAGCCCACGCCCACGGCGAGCACGCCGGTCGAGGCGGCCAGGGCCGAGGTGGGGAGCAGGAACGAGCGGGAGCCGAGCCGTCGGGCCAGGTCCACGACGGTCTGCCGCTGCCGGGGCAGGGCATCGAGCGCAGGCACGGCGGTGACCGCCCACGCCGCGACCACCGCGGCGACGCCGGCGAGCACGCCGAACAACAGGGTGTATCCGCCGGCCCAGATCAGGGCACCGCCGAGTACCGGGCCCAGCGTGTAGCCCAGCCCCTTCCACGCGCCGTAGCCGCCGAAGGCGCGGCCCTGCGCGGTGTCCGGGGTGAGCCGGGAGACCATGGCGCTCGCGGCGGGGGAGAAGGCCGCCGCGGCGGCGCCCTGCGCGAAGCGGGCCACCGCGAGGAGTCCGGGGTTGCCGGCCAGGACGAACGCCGCCGAGGCGATCGCGAAGGCGACGAGCCCGCCGAGCAGCACGGGGCGCGGACCGATCCGGTCCGCGAGCGTGCCGAAGATCGGTTTGAGGAGCACCTCGGCACCGTCGTAGAGGGCCAGCAGAATGCCGAGGGTCAGCAGCTGGGATCCCGCCGAACCGGTGAGGCCGCCGAGGCCGGCCGCGATGCTGTGCGCGCCGAACGCGGTGACGAACCCGGCGGCGTAGAGGGGGTACAGGGCGCGGCTGTGCGTCGGCGCGGTCACGTGGGGGAACCTAACAACAGGCCTCGGCGCGACGGTCACCGCGCGGCCCGAAACCGGTGCACGTCATTACACTCGCGTGCATGACTGCTGCACCCGACACGACATCCGGTCTGCCCGCATCGGGCCTGACCGCCGCACAGGTCACGGAGCGGATGCGCGACGGTCGGGTCAACACGCTGCCCAACCGGTCGGGGCGGAGCACGTGGGACATCATCCGCGCCAACGTCTTCACCCGCATCAACGCGATGCTCGGGGTGCTGTTCCTGCTGGTGCTGTTCACGGGCTCGCTCATCAACGGCCTGTTCGGCCTGCTGATCGTGTTCAACTCCGGCATCGGCATCATCCAGGAGCTGCGCGCGAAGAAGACTCTCGACTCGCTCGCGATCGTCGGGCAGGCGCGGCCCGTGGTGCGGCGCGACGGTGTCGCCACGGAGGTCGCGCAGTCCGAGGTCGTGCTCGACGACGTCATCGAGATCGGCCCCGGCGACCAGATCGTCGTCGACGGCGAGACCATCGAGTTCGAGGCACTCGAGGTCGACGAGTCGCTGCTCACCGGCGAGGCGGACCCCGTCGACAAGCAACTGGGCGACGAGATCTTCTCCGGGAGCTTCGTGGTCTCCGGCTCGGGTGCCTACCGCGCCACGAAGGTCGGCGCCGACGCCTACGCCGCGCAGCTCGCCGATGAGGCCAGCAAGTTCACCCTGGTCAACTCCGAGCTGCGCTCGGGCATCGACAAGATCCTGCAGGTGATCACCTGGCTGCTGGTCCCCGCCGGCGTCCTGACGGTGTTCAACCAGCTGGTGATCTCCAAGCAGGAGCTCAACCAGGCCATTCTCGGCATGGTCGCCGCCCTGGTGCCGATGGTTCCGGAGGGCCTCGTGCTCATGACCTCCATCGCCTTCGCGGTCGGCGTGGTGCGGCTCGGGCAGCGCAAGTGCCTGGTGCAGGAACTGCCCGCGATCGAGGGCCTGGCGCGCGTGAACGTGGTGTGCGCGGACAAGACCGGCACGCTCACCGAGAACGGCATGCGCCTCTCGGAACTCGATGTGTTGGACGGGGATCGCGCCGACATCGAGACCGCGCTGGCCGCCGTCGCCGCGCTCGATCCGCGCCCCAACGCGAGCGTGCAGGCGATCGCCGAGACCTACCCCGACGCGCCGTCGTGGCGCGCCGCGGCCGTGGCACCGTTCAGCTCCGCCAAGAAGTGGTCCGGGATCTCGCTCGCCGACGGGGATGCGCCGCGCGGCAACTGGATCCTCGGCGCCGCCGACGTGCTCCTCGACCCCGAGTCCGACGGCGCCCGGCGCGCCACCGAGCTGGGCTCGAACGGGCTGCGCGTGCTGCTGGTGGCCTCGACGGACGTGCCGGTGGACACCGAGGTCGACGGGCTGCAGGCGCCCGGGAACCTGGTGCCGCGCGCGCTGATCGCGCTCGAGCAGCGGGTGCGCGTCGACGCCCGCGACACCCTCGACTTCTTCGATTCGCAGGGCGTCGCCGTGAAGGTGATCTCGGGCGACAACGCCGTGTCCGTGGGCGCGGTCGCGCACTCGCTGGGGCTCGGCTCGCCGGATTCCTCGGTGGACGCGCGGAAGTTGCCGTCGGAGAACGACGAGCTGGCCGACATGGTGACCGACAACGTGACCTTCGGTCGCGTGCGGCCGGACCAGAAGCGGGCGATGGTCAAGGCGCTGCAGTCGCGCGGCGACACCGTCGCCATGACCGGCGACGGCGTCAACGACGTGCTCGCGCTCAAGGACTCCGACATCGGTGTGGCGATGGGCTCCGGCAGCTCCGCCGCCCGGTCGGTCGCGCAGATCGTGCTGCTGGACAACAAGTTCGCCACCCTGCCCTACGTCGTCGGCGAGGGCCGGCGCGTGATCGGCAACATCGAGCGCGTCGCGAACCTGTTCCTCACCAAGACCGTCTACGCGGTGCTGCTCGCATGGCTCGTGGGGCTGGCGGGCCTGGGCGCCAAGATCTTCGGCTTCGCCGCGATCTCGTACCCGTTCCAGCCCATCCACGTGACCATCTCCGCGTGGTTCACCATCGGCCTGCCCGCCTTCGTGATGTCCTTGGCGCCCAACAACGAGCGCGCCAAGACCGGCTTCGTCTCGCGGGTGCTCAAGCTGGCGCTGCCCTCCGGCGTGGGCGTGGGCATCGCGATCTTCCTGTGCTACCTCGTCGTGAACCCCGGCGGCTCCGGCGCCTCGCTGGGAGGGAAGGCGGCGGCGCTGAGCGTCGAGCAGATCCAGGCCTCGACGGCCGCGCTGATCACGCTGCTGGTCGGCGCGCTGTGGGTGCTCGCGATCGTCGCGCGCCCGTACACCTGGTGGAAGGCGCTGCTGGTCGGTGTCTCGGTGCTGTTCTACGTCGTGCTGTTCTCGATCCCGCTCGCGCAGGAGAAGTTCTTCCTCGACATCAGCGACCCCGCCACCGTCGGCATCGGTTTCGCCTTCGGCGCTCTGGCCATCGTGCTCGTGGAGGTCCTCCGCCGCATCGCACCGGCACTGTTCGCGCGGTTCGAGCGTCGCGGAGCCTGAGGTGTGGGACGTCTTCGACGTGTCGGTTTTCTCGCTTCCGGCCGCGGTGGTGCTGTGGGTCGCGTACGCGCTGGTGGCCGGGGCGGCGCCGGCGCGGGATCGGTTGCGGGAGGGGATCGGTTGGGCGGCGAGCCTGGCCACCGCGCTGGCCATGTTGTCGATCGTTCCGTTCGTCGCGGGGCTGTTCCTGTTCCTGCCCGCCCTCTGGGCGGCGGACGCGGGATCGCGGGGCGCGGAGGTGATCGCCTGGATCGAGGCGCTGGTGCTCACCGCAGCCGTCGTCTGGCTGGCGCAGAGGATCTACCGGCGGTTCCCCCGCACCAGGTTCCTGTCGCTCCTGGTTCTGCTCATCGGCCTCGCGACCGTGTGGTTCGGCCGGTACCTGGCCACCATCGACTGGCTGCCGCATCCCAGCTGAGAGTCAATCGGACAGCGGGGTCCCCCACCAGTGGACGTCGTTCCCGTCGGGGGAGAGGTGGTCCGCGACCGACCCGAGCGGCTCGCCGATGCAGAACGCCGCGGAGTCCCGGCCGACCGTCACCGGATCGTCGGACGATCCGTAGAGCGGCGAGAGCGTGGCTTCCGCCGCGAAGCCCAGCGTGATGGGGTGGTCGCGCCATCGGTAGACGAGGTAGAACAGCTCGCCGCGTGTTCCGGCGTCGATCACGCCGACGCACCACTCCTCCGTGATCCGACCGTCGCGGAGAGCTCTGAGGCAGCCCAGTAGCGCCTGCTCCGCCGCAGTGCGCGGCGTTCCGTACTTCTCGATGAGGTCGACGTGGTGTCGGGTCGTTCGGCGATGTTCTCGCGAATAGTCCACGCACGCAGTCGCGAAATCGAAGTAGTCCTCGGGAACGTTATCGGTAGTCATGTTCGCGGGCTGATTCTCACTGCTCGACCGACGTGGTCCGGTGGCGGCCGGCGGTCTTGCTCGTCTTCAGGGCGCGATCGGCACGGTCGGTCAACTCGTCGAGGAGGGCAGTCATGGGCGCCGACCTGCGGCCCGGGGGGAGGCGGTGGAACCGGACGAGTCCGATACTCACCGACGCAGAACCGCCATCGGGAAGACGCACCGGCTCGCGGTGGACGGCGTCCCGCAGGAACGCCTCGTCGTGCTCGGGATCCGCGCTGATGACGGCGAACTCGTCGCCCCCGAGGCGGCCCACGACCGCGCC
Proteins encoded in this window:
- a CDS encoding MFS transporter, with the protein product MTAPTHSRALYPLYAAGFVTAFGAHSIAAGLGGLTGSAGSQLLTLGILLALYDGAEVLLKPIFGTLADRIGPRPVLLGGLVAFAIASAAFVLAGNPGLLAVARFAQGAAAAAFSPAASAMVSRLTPDTAQGRAFGGYGAWKGLGYTLGPVLGGALIWAGGYTLLFGVLAGVAAVVAAWAVTAVPALDALPRQRQTVVDLARRLGSRSFLLPTSALAASTGVLAVGVGFLPVAGAAHGMGPLLTGAVVSVLALTATLVQPGAGRARDAGKLSDGAGLASGLALAALGLVAVAVPGPTGIVVAAVLIGTGVGLVTPLGFAHLAQNSPKERLGQTMGTAEIGRELGDAGGPLLVGAIAAAAGLTAGLAGLTAVLLVVAIAALRLR
- a CDS encoding HAD-IC family P-type ATPase, whose translation is MTAAPDTTSGLPASGLTAAQVTERMRDGRVNTLPNRSGRSTWDIIRANVFTRINAMLGVLFLLVLFTGSLINGLFGLLIVFNSGIGIIQELRAKKTLDSLAIVGQARPVVRRDGVATEVAQSEVVLDDVIEIGPGDQIVVDGETIEFEALEVDESLLTGEADPVDKQLGDEIFSGSFVVSGSGAYRATKVGADAYAAQLADEASKFTLVNSELRSGIDKILQVITWLLVPAGVLTVFNQLVISKQELNQAILGMVAALVPMVPEGLVLMTSIAFAVGVVRLGQRKCLVQELPAIEGLARVNVVCADKTGTLTENGMRLSELDVLDGDRADIETALAAVAALDPRPNASVQAIAETYPDAPSWRAAAVAPFSSAKKWSGISLADGDAPRGNWILGAADVLLDPESDGARRATELGSNGLRVLLVASTDVPVDTEVDGLQAPGNLVPRALIALEQRVRVDARDTLDFFDSQGVAVKVISGDNAVSVGAVAHSLGLGSPDSSVDARKLPSENDELADMVTDNVTFGRVRPDQKRAMVKALQSRGDTVAMTGDGVNDVLALKDSDIGVAMGSGSSAARSVAQIVLLDNKFATLPYVVGEGRRVIGNIERVANLFLTKTVYAVLLAWLVGLAGLGAKIFGFAAISYPFQPIHVTISAWFTIGLPAFVMSLAPNNERAKTGFVSRVLKLALPSGVGVGIAIFLCYLVVNPGGSGASLGGKAAALSVEQIQASTAALITLLVGALWVLAIVARPYTWWKALLVGVSVLFYVVLFSIPLAQEKFFLDISDPATVGIGFAFGALAIVLVEVLRRIAPALFARFERRGA